The following proteins come from a genomic window of Acinetobacter sp. SAAs474:
- a CDS encoding cold-shock protein, translating to MSNVLTGTVKWFNETKGFGFIAVDNGPDVFAHYSEIQTSGFKVLNEGQRVQFEVVDGKRGPQASAIRPL from the coding sequence ATGTCAAATGTTTTAACTGGCACGGTTAAATGGTTTAATGAAACTAAAGGTTTTGGCTTTATTGCTGTAGATAATGGCCCTGATGTGTTTGCACATTATAGCGAAATTCAAACTAGTGGTTTTAAAGTGCTTAATGAAGGTCAACGTGTTCAATTCGAAGTAGTTGACGGCAAGCGTGGCCCACAGGCAAGTGCAATTCGTCCACTATAA
- a CDS encoding MgtC/SapB family protein: protein MALKFLQHVQTDHFLDTLVSLVVAFVLGGLIGFERQYRQRTAGLRTNVLVALGAAIFVDIAVALNGSDGAVRVIAYVVSGIGFLGAGVIMREEGNIHGLNTAATLWCSAAIGAAAGADLIIEALLATGFILAANILLRPIGHAIDRRPLDDDTELLNVIYIICGRQFSKLVMDKLDQALMQYHYPPQDIEVEPFGDEDVEIAATLIATSTNSEDINHIIQLLNDMPEVRHAYLDKNSLA from the coding sequence ATGGCATTAAAATTTTTACAACATGTGCAAACGGATCATTTCTTAGATACATTGGTGAGTTTAGTGGTCGCCTTTGTTTTGGGGGGATTAATTGGTTTTGAGCGCCAATATCGTCAACGTACCGCAGGTTTGAGAACCAATGTGCTGGTCGCCTTAGGAGCTGCGATATTTGTTGATATTGCAGTTGCATTAAATGGTAGTGATGGTGCAGTAAGGGTGATTGCATATGTTGTGTCAGGCATTGGTTTTTTAGGTGCTGGTGTGATCATGCGTGAAGAAGGCAATATTCATGGCTTAAATACGGCAGCAACATTATGGTGTTCTGCCGCAATTGGTGCAGCAGCAGGAGCAGACTTGATTATTGAAGCACTGTTGGCAACAGGCTTTATTCTGGCAGCAAATATTTTATTACGACCAATTGGTCACGCTATTGATCGTCGTCCGTTAGATGACGATACCGAGTTATTAAATGTAATTTATATTATCTGCGGACGACAATTTAGTAAATTGGTCATGGATAAGTTGGATCAGGCTTTAATGCAATATCATTATCCTCCACAAGATATTGAGGTGGAGCCTTTTGGTGACGAAGATGTTGAAATTGCAGCAACTTTAATTGCGACATCAACCAATTCGGAAGATATCAATCATATTATTCAGTTATTAAATGATATGCCAGAAGTACGCCATGCGTATTTAGATAAAAATAGTTTAGCCTAA
- the nfsB gene encoding oxygen-insensitive NAD(P)H nitroreductase, translating into MDLLNVSKTRYATKAYDSSKKIPPAQFERLLEVLRYTPSSINIQPWHFFIADDAPAKARIAKALVAQYSYNAAKVLDSSHTIVFCTKADIDQTHLHKLLESDDLNGRFKDAAAKQAQQATRLGYIEYYRHEKGDIQRWAENQTFIALGQMLLAAGIEHIDATPIGGFDEAILSNELHLPEQGLIPSVILTLGFHSDQDFNAQLPKSRFKAEDIFTTL; encoded by the coding sequence ATGGATTTATTGAATGTTTCAAAAACTCGCTATGCGACCAAAGCCTATGATTCAAGCAAAAAAATCCCACCAGCACAATTTGAACGTTTACTTGAAGTATTAAGATACACCCCTTCATCAATTAACATTCAGCCTTGGCATTTTTTTATTGCTGATGATGCGCCGGCTAAAGCACGTATTGCCAAAGCATTGGTTGCTCAATATAGCTATAATGCGGCAAAAGTCTTAGATTCCTCTCATACCATTGTATTTTGTACCAAAGCAGATATTGATCAGACACATTTGCATAAATTGCTGGAATCTGATGATTTAAATGGCCGTTTTAAAGATGCCGCTGCAAAACAAGCTCAACAAGCAACACGTTTGGGTTATATAGAATATTATCGTCATGAAAAAGGTGATATTCAACGCTGGGCAGAAAATCAGACCTTTATCGCTTTAGGTCAAATGTTATTGGCAGCAGGTATTGAACATATTGATGCGACACCGATTGGTGGCTTTGATGAAGCGATTTTATCTAATGAATTACATTTGCCTGAACAAGGACTTATTCCCTCTGTGATTTTAACACTCGGTTTTCATAGTGACCAAGATTTCAATGCACAGCTACCTAAATCACGATTTAAAGCCGAAGATATTTTTACAACATTATAA
- a CDS encoding DMT family transporter: MELIFIAALCSVAVSILLKVCSNTGFIPLQMIAWNYAAASVLCFFWFKPDIVHLSFTHTPWLLIVALGGLLPSVFLFLAKSLQTAGILKTEIAQRLSVILSLSAAYFIFNEQFNHYKWLGIVCGILAIVLILFSQRSSTQLTKDQGILYLILVWIGYACIDILLKYTTGLGLQFTVALNLVFVAAFILALSYIKLTCGHFGQRKNIVAGLGLGVINFANIALYVKAHLLLKDTPAIVFATMNLLVVIFGVMSGLLFFKERLKVSAAIGLILGIFSVACLAYAMTA; this comes from the coding sequence ATGGAACTGATTTTTATTGCAGCACTGTGCAGTGTTGCTGTTTCAATTTTATTAAAAGTCTGTAGCAACACGGGGTTTATTCCTTTGCAAATGATTGCTTGGAATTATGCAGCTGCCAGTGTTTTGTGTTTTTTTTGGTTCAAGCCAGATATTGTCCATCTTTCCTTCACGCATACGCCGTGGTTGTTAATTGTTGCTTTAGGGGGGTTATTGCCCAGTGTATTTTTGTTTTTAGCCAAATCATTACAAACAGCGGGGATTTTAAAGACAGAAATTGCACAGCGCTTATCCGTAATTTTATCTTTAAGTGCAGCATACTTTATTTTTAACGAACAGTTTAATCACTATAAATGGTTGGGCATTGTTTGTGGCATATTGGCCATAGTACTGATTCTTTTTTCACAGCGTTCCTCAACCCAATTGACAAAAGATCAAGGTATACTTTATCTAATATTGGTATGGATAGGCTATGCTTGTATTGATATTTTATTAAAATATACCACAGGTCTAGGACTGCAATTTACCGTTGCATTGAATTTGGTATTTGTTGCTGCATTTATATTGGCTTTAAGTTATATCAAATTAACATGCGGTCATTTTGGTCAAAGAAAAAATATTGTTGCTGGTTTAGGATTAGGCGTAATTAATTTTGCCAACATTGCCTTATATGTGAAGGCACATCTATTGCTTAAAGATACCCCTGCAATCGTGTTTGCCACCATGAATTTGTTGGTTGTTATATTCGGTGTAATGAGTGGGCTACTTTTTTTTAAAGAAAGATTAAAAGTATCAGCAGCCATAGGTTTAATTTTGGGAATATTCAGCGTTGCCTGTCTGGCTTATGCAATGACAGCTTAA
- the fba gene encoding class II fructose-bisphosphate aldolase (catalyzes the reversible aldol condensation of dihydroxyacetonephosphate and glyceraldehyde 3-phosphate in the Calvin cycle, glycolysis, and/or gluconeogenesis), with product MALISLRQLLDHAAEHNYGVPAFNVNNLEQMRAIMLAADATNSPVIVQASAGARKYAGAPFLRHLILAAIEEWPHIPVVMHQDHGTDPDVCQRSIQLGFSSVMMDGSLGADGKTPTSYEYNVDVTRRTVQMAHACGVSVEGEIGCLGSLETGMAGEEDGVGAEGVLDHSQLLTSVDEARRFVADTDVDALAIAVGTSHGAYKFTRPPTGDILAIDRIKEIHAALPNTHLVMHGSSSVPQEWLAVINQYGGDIKETYGVPVEQLVEAIKHGVRKINIDTDLRLASTGAMRRMMAEKPSEFDPRKFFSATVDAMQQICVDRYEAFGTAGHADKIRPISLEKMVSRYK from the coding sequence ATGGCTCTTATTTCATTGCGCCAGCTCTTGGATCACGCCGCTGAACACAATTACGGCGTACCAGCGTTTAATGTAAACAATTTAGAACAAATGCGTGCAATTATGCTTGCAGCAGATGCAACCAATTCACCTGTAATTGTGCAAGCATCAGCAGGTGCACGTAAATATGCAGGCGCACCTTTCTTGCGTCATTTAATTTTGGCAGCGATTGAAGAATGGCCACATATTCCAGTGGTTATGCATCAAGATCATGGTACTGATCCAGATGTTTGCCAGCGTTCTATTCAATTGGGTTTTTCATCAGTAATGATGGATGGTTCTTTAGGTGCAGATGGTAAAACACCAACATCATATGAATATAATGTGGATGTAACACGTCGTACTGTACAAATGGCACATGCTTGTGGTGTTTCGGTAGAAGGCGAAATTGGCTGTTTGGGTAGCCTAGAAACAGGTATGGCTGGTGAAGAAGATGGTGTGGGCGCAGAAGGCGTACTAGATCATTCACAGCTGTTAACTTCAGTAGACGAAGCACGCCGTTTTGTTGCAGATACTGATGTTGATGCATTGGCAATTGCTGTAGGTACATCTCATGGTGCGTATAAATTTACTCGCCCACCTACAGGCGATATTCTGGCAATTGACCGTATTAAAGAGATTCATGCAGCTTTACCAAATACACATTTGGTGATGCATGGTTCAAGCTCGGTGCCACAAGAATGGTTAGCTGTGATTAATCAATATGGCGGCGATATTAAAGAGACCTATGGTGTTCCTGTGGAACAACTGGTTGAAGCCATCAAGCATGGTGTGCGTAAAATTAATATTGATACCGATTTACGTCTAGCTTCTACGGGAGCAATGCGTCGTATGATGGCTGAAAAACCAAGTGAATTTGATCCACGTAAATTCTTCAGTGCAACTGTAGATGCAATGCAACAAATTTGTGTTGATCGTTATGAAGCATTTGGAACAGCGGGTCATGCCGATAAAATTCGCCCAATTTCTTTAGAGAAAATGGTGAGCCGTTATAAATAA
- a CDS encoding phosphoglycerate kinase yields MNFQRMTELDLAGKRVLIREDLNVPVKNGVITSDARLRAALPTIQAAIDQGAAVMVYSHLGRPVEGEPKAEQSLAPVAAYLTQALGQEVQLLTDYLDGVEVAPGQVVLLENCRFNVGEKKNNPELAAQYAALCDIFVMDAFGTAHRAEASTEGVARLAKVAAAGPLLAAELDALGRALKTPEKPMVAIVAGSKVSTKLDVLTSLSEICDQLIVGGGIANTFLAAAGYNVGKSLCEHDLIDTAKAIAAKVSVPLPTDVVVADASEINFADFLGSLAMAKATVKKVADVTDNDMILDVGPETAQAFAQILKTSKTILWNGPVGVFEVDQFGEGTKALSLAIAESEGFSIAGGGDTLAAIDKYQVADQMGYISTGGGAFLEFVEGKTLPAVAVLLERA; encoded by the coding sequence ATGAACTTTCAACGTATGACTGAACTTGATTTAGCAGGTAAGCGTGTTTTGATTCGCGAGGATCTAAATGTTCCTGTTAAAAATGGTGTGATTACAAGTGACGCACGTTTACGTGCAGCATTGCCGACAATTCAAGCAGCTATAGATCAAGGTGCTGCGGTAATGGTGTATTCACATCTGGGTCGTCCAGTTGAAGGTGAGCCTAAAGCTGAGCAATCTCTCGCACCTGTTGCAGCATATTTAACACAAGCACTTGGTCAAGAAGTGCAATTACTAACAGATTATCTGGATGGTGTAGAGGTTGCTCCGGGTCAAGTTGTGTTGCTTGAAAATTGCCGTTTTAATGTAGGTGAAAAGAAAAACAACCCTGAGCTTGCTGCCCAATATGCTGCGCTATGTGATATTTTTGTTATGGATGCTTTTGGTACAGCACATCGTGCTGAAGCATCTACTGAAGGTGTGGCGCGTTTGGCAAAAGTTGCTGCTGCAGGGCCATTGCTTGCAGCAGAGTTAGATGCTTTAGGCCGTGCATTAAAAACACCAGAAAAACCAATGGTTGCAATTGTAGCGGGTTCCAAAGTTTCCACTAAACTTGATGTCTTGACTTCACTCTCTGAAATTTGTGATCAGTTGATTGTCGGTGGTGGAATTGCCAATACTTTCCTCGCAGCAGCAGGATATAACGTTGGTAAATCATTATGTGAGCATGATTTAATTGATACAGCCAAAGCGATTGCTGCCAAGGTTTCTGTACCATTACCAACAGATGTGGTAGTTGCTGATGCATCAGAAATTAATTTTGCTGACTTCTTAGGTTCTTTGGCTATGGCAAAAGCAACAGTGAAAAAGGTGGCAGATGTTACAGATAACGATATGATTTTGGATGTAGGTCCAGAAACAGCCCAAGCTTTTGCACAAATTTTAAAAACATCTAAAACAATTCTCTGGAATGGTCCAGTTGGTGTGTTTGAAGTGGATCAATTTGGTGAGGGAACCAAAGCACTTTCTTTGGCAATTGCTGAATCAGAAGGTTTTTCAATTGCTGGCGGTGGTGATACGCTAGCTGCAATTGATAAATACCAAGTTGCAGATCAAATGGGTTATATTTCTACGGGCGGTGGTGCATTCCTTGAATTTGTAGAAGGTAAAACGCTGCCAGCTGTTGCAGTATTATTAGAACGTGCTTAG
- a CDS encoding DUF2237 domain-containing protein, translating to MSIHPEPNINRFNVFGQPLASCCYSPITGYFRNGFCHISPIDSGQHTVCAQMTSEFLNYSQQTGNDLITPIPEIDFIGLQPGDFWCICVTRWVDAYQAGKAPPLKLEACHQSVLSYVSLDVLMEYAM from the coding sequence ATGTCTATACATCCTGAGCCGAACATCAATCGATTTAACGTATTCGGACAACCTTTAGCCAGTTGCTGCTACTCACCAATCACAGGTTATTTCAGAAATGGATTTTGTCATATTTCGCCGATTGACTCTGGTCAACATACTGTATGTGCTCAAATGACATCAGAATTTTTAAATTATTCACAGCAAACAGGCAATGATTTAATTACACCGATTCCTGAAATTGACTTTATCGGACTTCAACCTGGTGATTTTTGGTGTATTTGTGTCACACGATGGGTAGATGCCTATCAAGCAGGAAAAGCACCTCCCCTTAAATTAGAAGCATGTCATCAATCGGTACTATCATATGTTTCGCTTGATGTTCTTATGGAATATGCAATGTAA
- a CDS encoding Maf family protein produces MTQPRIILASSSQTRQTLMNRLPLDYQVIAPDIDESPRDDAHADDLAKRLAFEKAAHISQQYPDAIVIGSDQVAWREGAPDVFIGKPLSETKAIQQLQANSDKIVYFSTALSVQLRAQQFEHTIVEHYKVKFRKLNLDEIQRYVAIEQPLHCAGSFKCEGLGISLFEEMNGLDQTTLMGMPMIQLCNILRKLHLAIP; encoded by the coding sequence ATGACTCAACCTCGTATTATTTTGGCTTCAAGTAGTCAAACACGTCAAACATTAATGAATCGCCTGCCACTTGACTATCAAGTTATTGCGCCCGATATTGATGAGTCTCCTCGCGATGACGCTCATGCTGACGATCTGGCAAAACGCTTGGCTTTTGAGAAAGCAGCACATATTTCACAACAATATCCAGATGCTATTGTGATTGGTTCAGATCAAGTCGCTTGGCGTGAAGGTGCACCAGATGTTTTTATTGGTAAACCGCTATCAGAAACGAAAGCCATTCAGCAGTTACAAGCCAACTCAGATAAAATTGTGTATTTTAGTACCGCACTTAGTGTACAACTACGCGCGCAACAGTTTGAACATACTATTGTTGAACATTATAAAGTTAAATTTAGAAAACTGAACTTAGATGAGATTCAACGCTATGTCGCCATTGAACAACCACTGCATTGTGCTGGAAGCTTTAAATGTGAAGGTTTGGGGATTAGCTTATTTGAAGAAATGAATGGTCTAGATCAAACCACACTAATGGGTATGCCCATGATTCAACTGTGTAATATTTTAAGAAAACTACATTTGGCCATACCTTAG
- the aceI gene encoding chlorhexidine efflux PACE transporter AceI gives MLISKRRIVHALSYEIILLVIIAIALSYIFAIPMEVTGVLGVAMAVTSVLWNMLFNHFFEKFEARRKLKRTLAVRILHAIGFEGGLMIATIPMIAYALNMSFFDAVLLDFGLTLCILIYTFIFQWCYDHIEYKLGYEPEYRQS, from the coding sequence ATGTTGATTTCCAAAAGAAGGATTGTTCATGCATTAAGTTATGAGATTATCCTATTGGTCATCATTGCTATTGCATTAAGTTATATCTTTGCTATTCCAATGGAAGTTACCGGTGTATTAGGTGTTGCGATGGCAGTGACCTCGGTACTTTGGAATATGCTGTTTAACCATTTTTTTGAAAAATTTGAAGCACGTAGAAAATTAAAAAGAACATTGGCTGTACGTATTTTACATGCGATTGGATTTGAAGGTGGTTTGATGATCGCGACCATTCCCATGATTGCCTATGCATTGAATATGTCATTTTTTGATGCGGTATTACTTGATTTTGGTTTAACCTTATGTATTTTAATTTATACGTTCATTTTCCAATGGTGTTATGACCACATTGAATATAAATTAGGTTATGAACCTGAATATCGTCAAAGTTAA
- a CDS encoding LysR family transcriptional regulator — translation MNIHQEQLIIFKTVMETGSFSAAARALGKVPSAVSMSIANLEIDLNLKLFQRVGREPVATPAAQILYEKTQHLLIEMNQWKQHAQSLSQGLEAELNIVIVSELVHTEWTKYIVLLATQFPDLQINIFSAPQEDAMKMLLNNSAQLALMFEREQLNNSEQFVELKRATLIPVVAIQHKLAQYDQISYEQLRQSRQIVVASRDRNIKPELLFSKQAWRTDNHHSACSLILQGLGWGVLPSEMFNENAYLRKKLKILNISDFTPAFEYFVDLVWNREHELGLAAHFLINHIRNQRKQQLI, via the coding sequence ATGAATATTCATCAAGAACAATTAATCATTTTTAAAACCGTCATGGAAACTGGCTCATTCTCAGCTGCTGCACGTGCTTTAGGTAAAGTACCATCAGCCGTAAGTATGTCGATTGCTAATTTAGAAATTGATTTAAATCTAAAACTCTTTCAACGTGTTGGTCGAGAGCCGGTTGCCACACCCGCAGCACAGATTCTATATGAAAAAACACAACATTTACTGATAGAGATGAATCAATGGAAACAACATGCTCAGTCATTAAGCCAAGGTCTAGAGGCTGAATTAAATATTGTCATCGTCTCTGAGCTGGTCCATACCGAGTGGACTAAATATATTGTATTATTGGCCACACAGTTTCCTGACTTACAAATTAATATTTTCTCTGCACCGCAAGAAGATGCTATGAAAATGCTTCTTAATAATTCAGCACAACTGGCTTTAATGTTTGAACGTGAACAATTAAATAACAGTGAACAATTTGTTGAGCTAAAAAGAGCAACCTTAATTCCTGTGGTTGCGATACAACATAAACTGGCACAATATGATCAAATTAGTTATGAACAACTACGACAAAGTCGACAAATTGTCGTCGCGAGTCGAGATCGTAATATTAAACCAGAATTACTTTTTTCCAAACAAGCATGGCGTACAGATAATCACCACTCTGCTTGCAGCCTAATTTTACAAGGTTTGGGCTGGGGTGTTTTACCTTCTGAGATGTTTAATGAAAATGCATATCTTCGAAAAAAACTGAAGATTTTAAACATTAGCGATTTTACCCCTGCATTTGAATATTTTGTCGATTTAGTATGGAATCGTGAACATGAACTTGGATTGGCTGCACACTTCTTAATCAATCACATCCGAAATCAAAGAAAACAGCAATTAATTTGA
- the tal gene encoding transaldolase — protein MTLSALDQLKTQTIIVADSSDLNAIKKFRPRDATTNPSLITASASQPENIKLIEAAYQQAKDEAYTDDQLIERTIDILTVQFGIEILKLIDGRVSTEVDAALSYDTAATVAKAKDLLAIYQSHGIDQERILIKIASTWEGIQAARQLEAENIHCNLTLLFGMHQAQACADAKVTLISPFVGRILDWHKKFEKLDHYPIEQDPGVLSVKQIYYFYKQHEIKTEIMGASFRSIEQVLALAGCDLLTVAPNLLAEMQQDDRLVTPQLSLNHMSTPHPYQAQSLNETTFKMLVQNDLMTTELLQGGIDGFIKAREQLKILLRQSCGLDAEIKV, from the coding sequence ATGACATTATCCGCTTTAGATCAATTAAAAACACAGACCATCATTGTTGCCGACAGTAGCGACCTAAATGCCATTAAAAAGTTTCGTCCACGTGATGCAACAACCAACCCATCATTAATTACAGCCTCAGCCAGTCAACCTGAAAATATCAAATTAATTGAGGCGGCCTATCAACAAGCCAAAGACGAAGCTTATACTGATGATCAGCTCATTGAACGTACTATTGATATTCTCACTGTTCAATTCGGTATCGAAATTTTAAAGCTGATTGATGGACGGGTTTCAACTGAAGTGGATGCTGCACTGTCTTATGATACTGCTGCAACTGTGGCCAAGGCCAAAGATCTTCTTGCTATTTATCAATCACATGGTATTGATCAAGAGCGTATTCTAATCAAGATTGCGTCAACATGGGAAGGCATTCAAGCAGCCAGACAACTTGAAGCTGAAAATATTCATTGTAATCTCACTTTGTTATTTGGCATGCATCAAGCACAGGCTTGTGCCGATGCTAAAGTCACGTTAATTTCACCCTTTGTTGGAAGAATTTTAGATTGGCATAAAAAATTTGAAAAATTAGATCACTACCCAATCGAACAAGATCCGGGCGTACTCTCGGTTAAACAAATTTATTATTTCTATAAACAACATGAAATTAAAACGGAAATTATGGGGGCAAGCTTCCGCAGTATTGAACAAGTACTGGCTTTAGCAGGTTGTGACTTACTGACTGTTGCGCCAAATCTATTAGCTGAAATGCAACAAGATGATCGTCTTGTAACCCCACAGCTTTCTTTAAATCATATGAGTACTCCTCATCCTTATCAGGCACAATCTTTAAATGAAACTACATTTAAGATGCTGGTACAAAATGATTTAATGACCACTGAACTATTACAGGGTGGTATTGATGGCTTCATTAAGGCACGGGAGCAATTAAAAATTTTACTCCGCCAGTCTTGTGGTCTTGATGCTGAAATTAAAGTCTAA
- the leuE gene encoding leucine efflux protein LeuE — MLGITDLTTFIIGTILIVILPGPNSLFVMSIASKHGIKAGYQGALGVYTGDLILILLTALGAASLLHTFPWLFILLKIIGAIYLSYLGVKLCLAAIHTWKAVATPAQLRQPPSLEQLKPFRTALTISILNPKAILFYLSFFVQFVDPAYPYPAITFAALATVLQIISMGYLTLLIFSGAALARYFSYRYKFTAICVASVGVLFCGFGIKLATSTL; from the coding sequence GTGTTGGGGATCACCGATTTAACCACATTTATCATTGGTACTATTTTAATTGTGATACTCCCTGGCCCTAATTCTTTATTTGTGATGTCAATTGCATCAAAACATGGGATAAAAGCAGGTTATCAAGGTGCTTTAGGCGTCTATACTGGTGATTTAATTCTCATTTTGTTAACAGCATTGGGAGCCGCCTCTTTACTGCATACCTTTCCTTGGTTATTTATTCTGCTGAAAATTATTGGCGCAATCTATCTCAGTTATTTAGGCGTGAAATTGTGTCTAGCTGCAATACATACTTGGAAGGCTGTTGCAACACCAGCACAACTTCGTCAACCGCCATCCTTGGAACAGCTTAAACCCTTTCGTACCGCGTTAACGATTAGTATTTTAAACCCCAAAGCCATTTTGTTTTATCTGTCATTTTTTGTACAGTTTGTTGATCCTGCTTATCCTTATCCTGCCATTACATTTGCCGCTTTAGCAACTGTATTACAAATCATTAGTATGGGCTATTTAACACTTTTGATCTTCTCAGGTGCAGCATTGGCACGCTATTTTTCATATCGTTATAAATTTACTGCAATCTGTGTGGCAAGTGTAGGCGTCTTATTTTGTGGCTTTGGTATAAAACTTGCAACTTCAACCTTATAA
- a CDS encoding benzoate/H(+) symporter BenE family transporter has translation MPKIIQDLSIPAIFAGFITFLVGISVSSVLVIQAAQLLGANQAQITSWFWALGIGIGCCGLILSWKFRYPVATSWSTAGLALIIASAQGYNLYEAIGAFLLCGLITALFGFMGIFTKILHYIPQSLTSAMLAGVLLKFGIDIFIAMQTHWGFILSLLTAYILSKRLWPRYSIVMTVVAAIILIPFFVDFKLGHIQLSPATPILMLPHFSWSAFFGLALPLFVINMASQYLPGLAMIKSYHYEPHVKHLIGWTGTAQAILAPFGCFSVNIAAISAAISLDDQAHPDPTKRYIAGISCGFFYIIMGIFAATLTSLLLSFPKILIIALAGIALFGTIGHNIALAFKEQTEREATLLTFLFSASGVQFFGIGSAFWGLLFGLVVYKILQVKKY, from the coding sequence ATGCCTAAAATAATTCAAGATTTATCAATCCCTGCCATTTTCGCTGGCTTTATTACCTTTCTTGTAGGAATTAGTGTTTCATCAGTACTGGTGATTCAAGCAGCACAGCTACTTGGCGCAAATCAAGCACAAATTACCTCATGGTTTTGGGCCTTAGGAATCGGCATTGGTTGTTGCGGCTTAATACTTTCTTGGAAATTTCGCTATCCTGTTGCCACATCATGGTCAACCGCAGGCCTCGCCTTAATCATTGCTTCAGCGCAAGGTTATAATTTATACGAAGCGATTGGTGCTTTTTTGTTATGTGGACTTATAACTGCCCTATTCGGTTTTATGGGCATCTTTACCAAAATTTTGCACTATATTCCGCAGAGTTTAACCAGTGCTATGCTGGCTGGTGTGCTACTCAAATTTGGTATTGATATTTTTATAGCCATGCAAACACATTGGGGATTTATTTTATCTCTATTAACTGCCTATATTCTCTCAAAACGTTTATGGCCTCGTTATAGTATTGTGATGACTGTTGTGGCTGCAATTATTTTAATTCCATTTTTTGTTGATTTTAAACTCGGACATATTCAGCTCAGCCCAGCAACGCCCATACTGATGCTACCACATTTTTCATGGTCCGCATTTTTTGGACTCGCATTACCTTTATTTGTCATTAACATGGCATCGCAATACTTACCTGGGCTGGCTATGATTAAAAGCTATCATTATGAACCCCATGTTAAGCATCTCATTGGTTGGACAGGTACTGCCCAAGCAATATTGGCACCTTTCGGCTGTTTTAGTGTGAATATTGCGGCAATTAGTGCAGCAATTAGTCTAGATGATCAGGCCCATCCAGATCCAACTAAACGTTATATTGCCGGTATCAGTTGTGGTTTTTTCTACATTATAATGGGTATTTTTGCTGCAACATTGACCAGTCTACTGCTCTCCTTTCCTAAAATTCTAATTATTGCACTGGCAGGTATCGCATTATTTGGTACGATTGGGCATAACATTGCTCTGGCATTTAAAGAACAAACAGAGCGTGAAGCAACTTTACTGACTTTTTTATTTAGTGCTTCTGGTGTGCAATTTTTTGGGATTGGATCTGCATTTTGGGGATTACTTTTTGGTTTAGTGGTGTATAAAATTCTTCAAGTTAAAAAGTACTAA